A segment of the Leclercia adecarboxylata genome:
TATCTGAGTAGCAGACACGTGCAGGCACATCAGAAATCCAGTTACGTTCTCCACGACTACGAAAATCTGCAATAGCCGTTTCAATCACAGCCCGGTTTAATCTGTCAGCCTCAACGACAATCTGCAAACCAATCCCGGAAGCGTATCCAGGTAAGATGCGGTAACCGCAGTAAATGGCTGGCGGATTATCCCGTGCGATTTCCAGCGCGCGTTTATCGATAAAATCATTAAAGGTTAAGCCGTCAAACTGCGGGTACTTTAGTGCGGGCTTGCGCAGCCATCTCTTGCCATTGCTACTGACGTCAGGTGTGAAATCAAGGTGCATTTCCTGCTGTGTTTCAGCGGCATTCAGCTTCGAAAAAGCCTCGTTGAAAGCAATATTTTCTACGGCATCGGCAAAAGCCACATTCGCTGTGATGATCTCCGCATTCCAGAAAATAGCGGGATCCTTGCTGAGAAAAATGATATCGCTCCAGGTCCAGCGGCCACTGGCGAGAGCTACCGCCTGGTCGCATTCATCATAGAAGATGCCGCCCAGCCTATCGCGTTCACGATAAATAAGGTTTTTGATGTGTAAGGTTTTAGCCCGACGTTTTCGACGCGAAAGAGAGGTGAATGGCGTATGTTTGCGGCCCATGGGCATCTCTGCGAATGTTCGCTGGGAGAAATCCAGCCGTATAGGCTATCTGAAATGTTGTAACTGTGGAAGCATTGGGTGGGTCAGTTGACAGGATTGCGCCGAATCAAAAGCAAAAAACCCGCCATAGGCGGGTTCTTCTAAATAGTGGTGCCCGGACTCGGAATCGAACCAAGGACACGGGGATTTTCAATCCCCTGCTCTACCGACTGAGCTATCCGGGCAACGGGGCGCATTAAACCGCAATCAGGTACGGTCGTCAACCTTATTTCGGGAAAAGCTGTTCAACTGCTTAAGATTGCGGCAATCTGTCGGTTTGCGCGTCGATTCTGCACAAATCTTCCAGACAGAAAGATAAGCCCGGGCAATGCTGACAGCGAAAAAGGGGGACGACAGTGAAGGACTGGCTTGAACTGCGACAGCATGCGGATACGGGGATTGAAACTATCAAGGCGCACTTTGAAGGGCACGCCTACGATCCGCACTGGCACGACAGCTATCTGGTGGGGATCACCCTCAGCGGCACCCAGCAGTTCCATTGCCGCCGTGAGCGTCACCGTAGCCATCCGGGGGATGCGTTCCTGCTTGAGCCAGGCGAGATACACGATGGCGACGCCCCCGTCGCGGGCGGCTTCACCTATCTGACGTTCTACCTTGATGAACGCTGGCTCACCAACACCCTGCATGGCCTGTATGATTCCACGCCCGGCAGCTATTCCCTGCATTTCACCCAAACCCTGACCCGCGAGCCGCAGCTGGTGCGAACCATTGGTGATACCTTTGCGACCCTGCACAATGACGAAATGAAGATCGTGCAGCAAAGCACGATGGATAATCTGCTGGCGCAGCTCACGTCTCATTGTCACTGGCGCAAAAAATTACCGTCGCAGGTGCAGAGCGCGGCGGTAGCGCACCGGGCCCGGGACTATCTTTATGCTCATCTGGGCGACAATATCGGCCTCTCCGATCTGGCCCGGGAGACCGGCACCGATCGCTTCACGCTCACCCGCTGCTTCAAGCGCGAGTTTCATCTGGCGCCGCATGCCTGGCTCATACAGCTGCGGCTGGCCAAAGCACGGCAGTTTCTGGCGCGCGGGGAGCAGCCCGTCGACGTGGCGGCGGCGCTGGGGTTTGCCGATCAAAGCCATTTAGGTCGCTGGTTCCAGCGGGCTTACCGTATTACGCCGGCCCACTACCGTCGGTTATGCACAAACCTTCCAGACGTTTCCAGAAAATAGCGGCAATGTCAGGGCTCTGATAAAAAGGAGTCGCCTGTGAACCTGATGCCGTTTCTGTTATTTGCTTTTGTCGCCTCGATAACGCCGGGGCCAACCAATATTCTTGTTCTGACCAACAGCCAGCACTACGGGATGAAGGCAACTCTGCCCGCGCTGGTGAGCGCCTGCGCGGCGGCCAGCGCCATTGTACTGATTTCGGGAGCCGGGGCGGGGGAGCTGCTGCGTCAGTATCCGCTGGTGCGTCAGGTGATGAGCTGGGCTGGGGTGCTGTGGTTAAGCTGGATGAGCTGGCAGCTGTTTTGTGCCCCCGCGGCAAACGTCTCCCGCCCAGGGCATACCCGCTTTACCGCACGGGCGGCAGCGTTACTGCAGGTGATCAATCCCAAAACCTGGATGATGGCGCTGGCGGTCGTCAGCCTGTTTGCCCCTGCGGGAGAGCATGTGTTACGGGATGTCGCGCTGATGGCGCTCTGGTTCCTGCTGATCTCCGTAGCCTGCCTGATGTGCTGGGCATGGCTGGGACAGGCGGTAAACAGGCTGTTTCGGACCGCTGCGGCGATGGTGCGTTTTCAGCGCCTGATGGCGCTGTGTCTCTTCATTTCTGCCTGGGCGGGAATGCTGGCTTAAGTCAGCGCCCCGCCTTTGCGACACTGCGCGAAATGAAGAATATCTTCCGCCAGCCGCTGTGCCGTATCGACATCGGCCTGGCTGCGGTTAACCAGCATCCGGCTGAGGCAGCCTTCCATAATCAGATCCATCTGCTTTGCCACCATCGCCGGATCGTCCACTTCCAGGGTGGTCAGCAGTTCATGCGTAAAATCATGCGAGGCGCGCTTTTGCTGGTCGGCAAGCTGGTGGATCGGGTGCCCCGGATCCGGGAAAAAGGTGCAGGCGGCAATAAACAGGCACCCCGGGTAGCGGTGGTTACGCACGCATTCGGTAAGCGCAGAGTAGCGCGCCAGTAACTTTTGCTCTGCCGAGAGCTCGGTGTTGAGCATCAACTGCCTGCGCCAGGTATCCACCTGCTGGCTGAGATAACGCAGGGAATCGTACAGCAGCGCCTCTTTATCGGGCCAGAAACGGCGTACTTCATCCAGAGGATAATTAACACGTTCGGCAACCATTTCCAGCGAGGTGCTGGCTATCCCTTGAATTTCAAGCAATTGCAGGGTTGCGCCCAGAACATCTTCACGTTGCACGGTTTTCTCCTCCGTTTACTTTCGTACTTTCCCGCTTAAAGTGTCGTTTACGGTTGGCGATCGCGCAAATGCGCACTGAACGTTGCGGCATCCATAAAACCCGTTACCCGCTGTGCGGGCTGCTCTTTACCTTGTGCGTTGAAAAACAAGATGGTGGGCAGGCCGAGCACATTAAGCTCCTTCAGCAGGGCT
Coding sequences within it:
- a CDS encoding AraC family transcriptional regulator, coding for MKDWLELRQHADTGIETIKAHFEGHAYDPHWHDSYLVGITLSGTQQFHCRRERHRSHPGDAFLLEPGEIHDGDAPVAGGFTYLTFYLDERWLTNTLHGLYDSTPGSYSLHFTQTLTREPQLVRTIGDTFATLHNDEMKIVQQSTMDNLLAQLTSHCHWRKKLPSQVQSAAVAHRARDYLYAHLGDNIGLSDLARETGTDRFTLTRCFKREFHLAPHAWLIQLRLAKARQFLARGEQPVDVAAALGFADQSHLGRWFQRAYRITPAHYRRLCTNLPDVSRK
- a CDS encoding LysE family translocator, giving the protein MNLMPFLLFAFVASITPGPTNILVLTNSQHYGMKATLPALVSACAAASAIVLISGAGAGELLRQYPLVRQVMSWAGVLWLSWMSWQLFCAPAANVSRPGHTRFTARAAALLQVINPKTWMMALAVVSLFAPAGEHVLRDVALMALWFLLISVACLMCWAWLGQAVNRLFRTAAAMVRFQRLMALCLFISAWAGMLA
- a CDS encoding transcriptional regulator gives rise to the protein MQREDVLGATLQLLEIQGIASTSLEMVAERVNYPLDEVRRFWPDKEALLYDSLRYLSQQVDTWRRQLMLNTELSAEQKLLARYSALTECVRNHRYPGCLFIAACTFFPDPGHPIHQLADQQKRASHDFTHELLTTLEVDDPAMVAKQMDLIMEGCLSRMLVNRSQADVDTAQRLAEDILHFAQCRKGGALT